One Brassica napus cultivar Da-Ae chromosome A1, Da-Ae, whole genome shotgun sequence genomic region harbors:
- the LOC111198818 gene encoding uncharacterized protein LOC111198818 — translation MASVQYGMDQGMEIFNNELMIMSFLEEESPLDSSINKEKEEELNRVIRSLEVEINSSSSSPMESRENDLQQEKSGIEDDFGWLKDFDIGLMSSQNDDEMMNWCTELSYMDGVDSSVLEIEGGDYYSHINYGLTFEEPTLSLWQENM, via the coding sequence ATGGCGTCTGTTCAATATGGTATGGATCAAGGAATGGAGATTTTTAACAATGAGCTTATGATCATGTCGTTTCTGGAAGAAGAATCGCCTCTCGATAGCAGCATcaacaaagagaaagaagaggaaCTAAACCGCGTGATTAGATCTTTAGAAGTGGAGATCAACTCGAGTTCTTCTTCGCCCATGGAATCTCGGGAAAATGATCTTCAACAGGAGAAATCCGGCATTGAAGATGATTTCGGGTGGCTTAAGGACTTTGATATTGGTTTGATGTCGTCGCAAAATGATGACGAGATGATGAATTGGTGTACGGAACTTTCTTACATGGATGGTGTAGATAGTAGTGTTCTTGAGATTGAAGGTGGTGATTATTATTCTCATATTAATTATGGACTTACATTTGAGGAACCAACTCTTTCTCTATGGCAAGAGAATATGTAG